Proteins from one Emys orbicularis isolate rEmyOrb1 chromosome 2, rEmyOrb1.hap1, whole genome shotgun sequence genomic window:
- the ALS2CL gene encoding ALS2 C-terminal-like protein, which yields MCATEAAESLLQSEETFSACLARINAIVLKPLLQAEPHEQKGKDNLKLLLLLNDCFHALWDLTEENHRTLKEKFSISPSLCLQDLYILWKGDLFLSVYIQYFVTFANCVVVQGFDQAAKNKSEFWKTHKTALKQFLADFTSETSIPVALHTVLHKPLRDHVQQYALILTRLSEAIGKSPDQELVTSAAKQYAKLQSFISQVLDEACLTKALWKSLGHKLTEWLCVPERRLLEDSKNLPVFASVGRTNRVLLFDDILVLIQGNNCQSFDLKLVWVDGSGSEKPAPENRHTIHIVTPEEAFFLSAKEPRMKAVWQWKLNQAVRQALNGKRDFPLWGEAREGSEPPIHRCFKYVFRAEGRFKNAAYEGEWYWGKPHGKGTLKWPDGRNHVGDFKEGLEHGFGICLVPLISEDRYDCYKCHWCEGKMRGYGICEYGNETVYKGYFNDNLRQGFGILENPSAEQPFKYTGQWDNDKKNGYGVWDDKDRGERYIGIWQDDHRHGQGIVVTQSGVCYQRTFHVDKMVGSGILLLENDSVYEGNFTRDLTFVGKGKLTFSNGFTLEGTFSNKSGQGLQTQGILNTSSDQQDASITKVQLGLDEFPVEKRWQGIYDQFLGFLHSGCKEEMEESFTGFHIQTSRELRKSQEYLFCQRGPEDVSGKIEDVLEELVQHQELESLQCYLQKAFKSSLHPLGKLLKALTFAFQATYSGIGANKHLLNMAQEEVKYYAKKIWELYQGLLHLALEQKGQPLAETEDGEKSDLNAYRVILPLILPCFYPELFMLYMLYHEKEDDLYCQGIVDLSLFPDIKLLEVLDVQKHLWPLKDLTLTTNQRRSLVKDKCFLSATECLQKLITTVDPREKLEILQKTYEEIESTVSRVVERDYKLPMDDLLPLLMYVVSRARIQHLGAEIHLIRDLMDPTNEGGMYDFLLTALESCYEHIQKDMRLHQRETWHVARDP from the exons ATGTGTGCCACTGAAGCGGCCGAGTCGCTCCTACAATCCGAAGAAACCTTCTCTGCGTGTCTAGCGCGTATCAACGCCATCGTTctcaagcccctgctccaggcGG AGCCTCATGAGCAGAAAGGAAAGGATAACTTGAAATTATTGCTGCTTTTGAACGACTGCTTCCACGCTCTCTGGGACCTGACGGAGGAAAACCACCGGACGCTGAAAGAGAAGTTCAGCATCTCCCCGTCGCTCTGCCTCCAAGACCTCTACATCCTGTGGAAGGGAGACCTGTTTCTCAGTGTCTACATCCA ATACTTTGTCACCTTTGCAAACTGTGTTGTAGTCCAGGGCTTTGACCAGGCGGCAAAGAATAAAAG TGAATTCTGGAAGACACACAAGACAGCACTGAAGCAATTCCTTGCAGACTTCACCTCCGAGACATCCATACCGGTGGCCCTGCATACAGTACTCCATAAACCTCTCCGGGATCACGTGCAGCAATATGCCCTCATCCTTACCAGGCTCAGCGAGGCCATTGGCAAG AGCCCTGACCAAGAACTCGTCACCAGTGCGGCCAAGCAATATGCCAAGCTGCAGTCTTTCATCAGCCAAGTCCTGGATGAAGCCTGCCTGACCAAAGCCCTGTGGAAGTCCTTGGGACACAAACTCACG GAGTGGCTCTGTGTTCCTGAGCGCAGGCTGCTGGAAGACAGCAAAAACCTTCCGGTCTTTGCCAGCGTGGGCCGAACCAACCGGGTTTTGCTCTTTGATGACATCCTAGTGCTGATTCAG GGGAACAACTGCCAGAGTTTTGATCTGAAGCTTGTGTGGGTGGATGGATCCGGCAGTGAAAAGCCAGCCCCAGAGAA CAGGCATACGATCCATATCGTCACACCAGAAGAAGCGTTCTTCCTCTCTGCCAAAGAGCCACGCATGAAG GCAGTCTGGCAGTGGAAGCTGAACCAAGCCGTGCGCCAGGCGCTGAATGGGAAGAGAGATTTCCCCTtgtggggtgaggccagggaggGAAGCGAGCCTCCTATCCATCGCTGCTTCAAGTACGTGTTCCGAGCAGAGGGCAGATTCAAGAACGCCGCGTACGAAGGTGAATGGTACTGGGGGAAACCACATGGCAA GGGGACGCTGAAGTGGCCTGATGGCCGGAACCATGTTGGGGATTTCAAAGAGGGCCTGGAACATGG GTTTGGAATCTGCCTTGTCCCGCTCATCTCCGAAGACAGGTACGACTGCTACAAATGCCACTGGTGTGAAGGCAAAATGCGAGGCTATGGAATCTGTGA GTATGGAAATGAGACGGTTTACAAAGGATACTTTAACGATAATCTGCGTCAAGGATTTGGCATCCTGGAAAACCCTTCAGCGGAGCAGCCATTTAAGTACACAGGGCAGTGGGATAATGACAAGAAGAATGGATATGGAGTCTGGGATGACAAGGACAG AGGGGAGAGGTACATTGGGATATGGCAAGATGACCACAGGCATGGACAAGGCATTGTGGTGACCCAGTCAGGCGTGTGCTACCAAAGAACGTTTCATGTGGATAAAATGGTG GGTTCCGGGATTCTCCTCTTAGAAAATGACTCCGTTTATGAAGGCAACTTCACAAGAGATCTGACATTTGTTGGAAAG gGAAAGCTGACCTTTTCCAATGGCTTCACTCTGGAGGGCACCTTTAGTAACAAATCCGGCCAAGGGCTTCAGACGCAAGGAATCCTGAACACTTCCAGCGACCAGCAAGATGCCTCAATAACCAAAGT TCAACTGGGTCTTGATGAGTTCCCGGTGGAGAAGAGATGGCAGGGTATCTACGACCAGTTTCTGGGATTCCTCCACTCTGGCTgcaaagaagaaatggaggagTCCTTCACCGGGTTCCATATACAGACAAGCAGGGAGCTGCGCAAGTCTCAGGAGTACCTCTTCTGCCAAAG GGGGCCCGAGGATGTCTCTGGGAAGATAGAGGATGTCCTTGAAGAACTAGTTCAGCATCAGGAGCTGGAGTCGCTCCAGTGTTATTTACAAAAG GCTTTTAAGTCTTCCCTGCACCCACTAGGAAAGCTGTTGAAGGCCCTGACGTTCGCTTTTCAGGCTACATACTCTGGGATTGGGGCAAACAAGCACCTACTGAACATGGCACAAGAGGAGGTCAAGTACTATGCCAAGAAAATATGGGAGCTTTACCA GGGTTTACTACATCTGGCATTGGAGCAGAAAGGCCAACCGCTGGCAGAGACAGAAGATGGAGAGAAAAG TGACCTGAATGCATACAGAGTGATTCTGCCTCTGATCCTGCCCTGTTTCTATCCGGAGCTCTTCATGCTGTACATGCTCTATCATGAGAAGGAAGATGACCTCTACTGCCAGGGGATTGTGGACCTGAGTTTATTTCCTGACATTAAGCTGCTAGAGGTCCTGGACGTACAGAA ACACCTGTGGCCCCTCAAAGATCTCACCCTAACGACCAATCAG AGACGTTCTCTTGTCAAAGACAAGTGCTTCCTTTCTGCTACGGAATGTCTGCAAAAGTTGAT CACTACTGTGGACCCCCGGGAAAAGCTGGAGATCCTTCAGAAGACCTATGAGGAGATAGAGAGCACTGTGTCACGAGTAGTGGAGAGGGACTATAAACTCCCAATGGATGACCTCTTGCCGCTGTTGATGTATGTTGTATCGCGGGCCAg AATACAACATCTAGGAGCTGAGATACATCTGATCAGAGATTTGATGGACCCTACCAATGAAGGAGGGATGTATGACTTTCTGTTAACAGCACTGGAG TCGTGTTACGAGCACATTCAAAAAGATATGAGGCTGCATCAAAGGGAGACCTGGCATGTGGCACGTGATCCTTGA